Below is a window of Desertibacillus haloalkaliphilus DNA.
TCTTCAATCCAATCATCAATACCTGAAGCTAACACTAATCCTTCATTTAGTTGAAAGCCAGGGAATAGACATTGGATTCGAAGGTGATCTTCCTCATTCACCATAATACTGACAGACTCATCTTCACTGAGTAGAACAGCCCCATGCTTTGTCTCTTCTGCTAAGTGAGGACTAATCAAATGCTTTTCAACTAGAACACGTTTTTCATTAGACCTCATATCATCCATATCTAATCGTTCAAGCATCCCAATCGAATTGTAGCTTTCACTCGTTAATTTTTCTGAGACATGCTCTAAAACCTCTTGGGCATCATCAATTGTTGATAAAATTGGGTACGTAAACTTTTCGAGGTTCCTTGCTAGTCGTATTCGACTACTTAAGACGATATCTGAATCAGGACCATCCTTTTTCATCCAAGGACTTATTGCTTCACTAATAAATCGTTGGAGTGACATCTTATCCCTCCCCCTGATCATCAATTGAGTTTTCTAATGAGCGAATTTGATCACGTACAATCGCCGCCTGCTCAAATTCTTCTTTTGCAATATGTTGTTTTAATGCTTCTTTTAAACCATCAATTTTCCTGCGGACTTTTAAATGACCGCCTATTCGTTTCGGAATTTTCCCAGCATGTCTTTGATTACCACTATGGACTCGCTTAAGGATTGGGTCTAATTTAACATCAAATGTCTTATAGCAATGAGCACATCCAAGACGGCCTGTTTTGGCAAATTGCTCATAGGTCATTTCACATTTAGGGCACTTATTTGACTGTGTCTGGTTTGCATTCGTCGAGTGCCCACCTGTAACAGGTTGTTCAAAATTAAGCAACCCTGACAATAATTGATGAATTGAAAAACTATTTGAACCCGGAATATACTCTCCCTTTTCCTTGGCACATTGTTCACAAATGTGAAATTCTGTTTTTTCTCCGTTGATAATTTTTGTGAAATGTAACGTTGCCGGAAGCTCATTACATTCCTGACACTTCATCAATAATCACCCCTCTCTATCCGTTAACAATGTATACGACAGTCGGTGTATTATTCTTCTTTATATTTTAAAGTTCGGATCATTGCTTTTAATATATTAGCCCGAACGATGTCTCTTTCAGTAGGGTTTGCATTAAATAGTGAACGATCAATCACGCTCAGCATTAATTTTGCTTCCCTTTTTGTTATGACACGTTCCTCATGTAATCGTATTATTAAACTTTCGGCAGATGATTGCCTTATACTTACGCCTATTAATTCAATCATTTGATCAAAAAGGTCTGCCTGCTCATGCGGCTTAACTTTAATTATTCGAATATAGCCGCCTCCGCCTCTTTTACTTTCCACAATATAACCTTTTTCAATCGTAAATCTTGTACTAATTACGTAATTTATTTGAGAAGGAACACATTGAAATTGTTTCGCTAATTCACTACGTTTTATTTCAATTAAGTCTTGTTCACTATTTGTGAGGATCGTTTTTAAATATTGTTCAATAATATCAGAAACATTCCTCATCAGATTCCCTCCTTCCCTTGACCTTGACTATCTTTGACTTTAACTCCATTATAAATAATCAAGTCAATGAACGCAAATAGTTACAAAAGCTATTATAGCCATGAATTTGATCTGTTAATCGTAAAATATTTTGTATACTGCATTGTTTTCCTGTAACAA
It encodes the following:
- a CDS encoding CtsR family transcriptional regulator, translating into MRNVSDIIEQYLKTILTNSEQDLIEIKRSELAKQFQCVPSQINYVISTRFTIEKGYIVESKRGGGGYIRIIKVKPHEQADLFDQMIELIGVSIRQSSAESLIIRLHEERVITKREAKLMLSVIDRSLFNANPTERDIVRANILKAMIRTLKYKEE
- a CDS encoding UvrB/UvrC motif-containing protein; the protein is MKCQECNELPATLHFTKIINGEKTEFHICEQCAKEKGEYIPGSNSFSIHQLLSGLLNFEQPVTGGHSTNANQTQSNKCPKCEMTYEQFAKTGRLGCAHCYKTFDVKLDPILKRVHSGNQRHAGKIPKRIGGHLKVRRKIDGLKEALKQHIAKEEFEQAAIVRDQIRSLENSIDDQGEG